The following proteins are co-located in the Diaphorobacter sp. HDW4B genome:
- a CDS encoding CaiB/BaiF CoA-transferase family protein has protein sequence MTEQAKAAAQLTPTALAGVRVVEMGQLIAGPFCGKTLGDFGAEIIKIEATGTGDPLRNWRLLKNGTSVWWQVQSRNKKSVALDLRQQEAQDIARKLIAEADVLIENFRPGTLEGWGMSPDELHALNPGLIILRISGYGQTGPYRDLPGFGVIGEAMGGLRHLTAEPGRVPVRVGVSIGDTLAALHGAIGVLMALYHRKAHGGKGQVIDVALHEAVFNCMESLIPEYSAFGAVREAAGSALPGIAPSNAYPCKDGWVLVAGNGDSIFKRLMTTIGRQDFADAPDLASNAGRVARVGEIDAAIGQWTSARTVQEVMDGLGAARVPAGKVYTAKDIAEDPHYKAREMLLTQETRDGYSVTVPGVIPKMSGTPGGVRSSAPGLGDDTDAVLAEAGLTQEQITLLRNKGVIQ, from the coding sequence ATGACCGAGCAGGCAAAAGCAGCCGCGCAACTGACACCGACCGCATTGGCGGGCGTGCGCGTGGTGGAAATGGGGCAGCTCATCGCCGGTCCGTTCTGCGGCAAGACGCTGGGCGACTTTGGCGCGGAGATCATCAAGATCGAAGCCACTGGCACGGGTGATCCGCTGCGCAACTGGCGATTGCTCAAGAACGGCACCTCCGTGTGGTGGCAGGTGCAGTCGCGCAACAAGAAATCGGTGGCCCTCGACCTGCGTCAGCAAGAAGCGCAGGACATCGCGCGCAAGCTGATTGCCGAGGCCGATGTGCTGATCGAGAACTTCCGTCCGGGCACGCTGGAAGGTTGGGGCATGTCGCCCGACGAACTGCATGCGCTCAATCCGGGGCTGATCATTCTGCGGATTTCCGGTTATGGCCAGACCGGCCCGTACCGCGATCTGCCGGGCTTTGGCGTGATCGGCGAGGCCATGGGTGGCCTGCGCCATCTGACGGCCGAGCCGGGCCGCGTGCCGGTGCGCGTGGGTGTGTCGATCGGCGATACGCTGGCCGCGCTGCATGGCGCGATCGGTGTGCTGATGGCGCTCTACCACCGCAAGGCGCATGGCGGCAAGGGGCAGGTGATCGACGTGGCGCTGCACGAAGCGGTGTTCAACTGCATGGAAAGTCTGATTCCCGAATACAGCGCTTTCGGCGCGGTGCGCGAGGCTGCGGGCAGTGCGCTGCCCGGCATTGCGCCATCGAATGCCTATCCGTGCAAGGATGGCTGGGTGCTGGTGGCGGGCAATGGCGACAGCATTTTCAAGCGCTTGATGACGACCATCGGCAGGCAGGATTTCGCCGATGCGCCCGACCTTGCAAGCAACGCGGGCCGCGTGGCGCGCGTGGGAGAGATCGACGCGGCGATTGGCCAATGGACCTCGGCGCGCACAGTGCAGGAAGTCATGGACGGGCTGGGTGCAGCGCGTGTTCCGGCCGGCAAGGTCTACACCGCCAAGGACATCGCCGAAGATCCGCACTACAAGGCGCGCGAGATGCTGCTCACGCAGGAAACGCGCGACGGCTATTCGGTGACGGTGCCGGGCGTGATTCCCAAGATGTCGGGCACGCCGGGCGGTGTGCGTTCTTCTGCGCCCGGCTTGGGTGATGACACCGATGCCGTGCTGGCCGAAGCAGGTCTCACACAAGAGCAGATCACGCTGCTGCGCAACAAGGGAGTGATTCAATAA
- a CDS encoding hydroxymethylglutaryl-CoA lyase — MSTVWNGNGTRIRMCEVGTRDGLQMEQQFVPTEDKIALVNALSHAGLAKIEVSSFTSPTAIPALRDAEIVMREIERVPGVVYTALVPNMRGAERAIDARTDELNLVMSVSETHNIANLRMTREQSFAALSQVIALAQQAKVPVNVSLSCVFGCPMEGDVQEEQVFGFVQRFADLGVQGITLCDTTGMAFPSQVARITSHAIKCWPKTEFTLHFHNTRGMGLSNVLAAIDAGARQFDASLGGLGGCPYAPGASGNVCSEEIVHALQCMGYDTGVNLDLLIGASQSLPALIGHDVPSQIVKAGKRLDTHPVPADFDAIRERALARDQQQPRAA, encoded by the coding sequence ATGAGCACCGTCTGGAATGGCAATGGCACACGCATTCGCATGTGCGAAGTGGGTACGCGCGATGGGCTGCAGATGGAGCAGCAGTTCGTGCCGACCGAAGACAAGATTGCGCTGGTGAATGCCTTGTCGCATGCGGGTTTGGCGAAGATCGAGGTGTCGTCTTTCACCTCGCCAACCGCGATTCCCGCGCTGCGTGATGCGGAAATCGTGATGCGCGAAATCGAGCGCGTGCCGGGCGTGGTCTATACCGCATTGGTGCCCAACATGCGCGGCGCGGAGCGTGCCATCGACGCGCGTACCGATGAGTTGAATCTGGTGATGTCGGTGAGCGAAACGCACAACATCGCCAACCTGCGCATGACGCGCGAGCAGTCGTTTGCCGCGCTGTCGCAGGTGATCGCACTCGCGCAGCAGGCCAAGGTGCCGGTGAATGTGTCGTTGTCCTGCGTGTTCGGTTGCCCGATGGAGGGCGATGTGCAGGAGGAGCAGGTGTTCGGCTTCGTGCAGCGCTTTGCAGACTTGGGCGTGCAGGGCATCACGCTGTGCGACACCACGGGCATGGCGTTTCCGTCGCAAGTCGCGCGTATCACGTCCCATGCCATCAAATGCTGGCCGAAAACCGAATTCACCCTGCATTTCCACAATACGCGCGGCATGGGGCTGTCCAATGTGCTGGCTGCCATCGATGCAGGCGCACGGCAGTTCGATGCGTCGCTCGGCGGGCTGGGCGGTTGCCCTTATGCGCCGGGCGCTTCCGGCAATGTGTGCAGCGAGGAGATCGTGCATGCGCTGCAATGCATGGGCTACGACACGGGCGTGAATCTCGATCTGCTGATCGGAGCTTCGCAAAGCCTGCCCGCGCTGATCGGCCATGATGTGCCTAGCCAGATCGTCAAGGCTGGCAAGCGACTGGATACGCATCCCGTGCCTGCCGACTTCGATGCCATTCGCGAACGTGCTCTGGCCCGCGATCAACAACAGCCACGCGCGGCCTGA
- a CDS encoding tripartite tricarboxylate transporter substrate binding protein codes for MNLQRRPLVAALALSALGMSIAGSATAQGNFPNRTITFVVPAAAGGTTDLAGRMAAQALGPAIGQSVVVDNKGGGNGAIAATFVKRAEPDGYTLLMQYSGYHVITPHITKAPQWEQKDFQPIGNIMSAPQIIVVRDSVPAKTLQELVAYAKAHPGKLNYASSGNGSLQHVTGAMLEQQAGIKMVHVPYKGTGPALQDLLGGQVDLTFGTAPPFMPHIQAGKLRVLAVTGKERLPSLPNVPTTAEAGFAGVNATSWFGLFAPAAVPKPVIDKLTADLKKVVEDPAFRKKAEEQGATADYQNPQQFGDRVKADYVNWAGVVKSAKIEAD; via the coding sequence ATGAACCTTCAACGTCGTCCACTCGTCGCCGCACTTGCGCTGAGCGCACTGGGCATGTCCATTGCGGGCAGCGCAACGGCACAGGGTAATTTCCCGAATCGCACGATCACCTTTGTCGTTCCAGCCGCAGCTGGCGGCACCACCGACCTCGCGGGTCGCATGGCCGCGCAGGCGCTCGGTCCGGCCATCGGCCAATCCGTGGTGGTGGACAACAAGGGGGGTGGCAATGGCGCCATCGCCGCCACCTTCGTCAAGCGCGCCGAGCCGGATGGCTACACGCTGCTGATGCAGTACTCCGGCTACCACGTGATCACGCCGCACATCACCAAGGCACCGCAGTGGGAGCAGAAAGACTTCCAGCCGATCGGCAACATCATGTCCGCGCCGCAGATCATCGTCGTGCGCGACAGCGTTCCCGCCAAGACGCTGCAGGAACTGGTGGCTTACGCCAAGGCCCATCCCGGCAAGCTCAACTACGCATCATCCGGCAATGGCTCGCTGCAGCACGTGACCGGCGCGATGCTGGAGCAGCAAGCGGGCATCAAGATGGTCCACGTGCCCTACAAGGGCACCGGCCCGGCGCTGCAGGATCTGCTGGGCGGACAGGTCGACCTGACATTCGGCACCGCGCCTCCTTTCATGCCGCACATCCAGGCGGGCAAGCTGCGCGTGCTGGCGGTGACGGGCAAAGAGCGCCTGCCCAGCCTTCCCAACGTGCCGACCACCGCTGAAGCGGGCTTTGCCGGTGTGAACGCGACTTCGTGGTTCGGTCTGTTCGCTCCAGCGGCCGTGCCCAAGCCCGTCATCGACAAGCTCACCGCCGATCTGAAGAAGGTGGTGGAAGACCCTGCCTTCCGCAAGAAGGCCGAAGAGCAGGGCGCAACCGCCGACTACCAGAACCCACAGCAATTCGGCGACCGCGTGAAGGCCGACTATGTGAACTGGGCAGGCGTGGTGAAGAGCGCGAAGATCGAAGCGGATTGA
- a CDS encoding SurA N-terminal domain-containing protein, which yields MFEAIRKHSKIVMFLLVLLIVPSFILVGVNQNYFTEKSPVVARVDGKDITQADWDAAHRQASDRLRAQNPTMDSKLLDSPQAKYETLERIVRDKVYETAARDMHFATTDVRLARELQKIPQIAALRKPDGTLDAEAYRALVGQQGLTPEGFENQVRYDLSVNQVMGGVLNSSFSTPQEVKLAMDAVWQGREIQVARFDASNYTSKVTTSDADVEAFYKANAPRFQQNEQAAVEYVVLDLDSVKATIVPNEEDLRTYYKENLERLSGKEERRASHILISASKDASSGDREKAKAKAEQLLAEVRKNPASFAEVAKKESQDPGSAKTGGDLGFFTRGSMVKPFEEAAYALKKGEISDVVASDFGFHIIMLTDVKTPPRPSFEELRPKLEADLKDQQAQRKFAEVADTFSNTVYEQGDNLKAVADKFKLKLQTVSNVTRVPGPETQGPLANARFLEALFSQDSLQSKRSTEATEVGPSMLAAGRITSYTPAMTIPWEQAKEKAKTFYIADKAAELARQDGDAKLAAWKAAPASATGLSAPVTVSREQAHDQPRAVLDAVLQAPIESLPTWVGVNLGAAGYAVAKVEKIVPRAAQDAATYQKELQQYTQVWSGVEAMAYYDLLKQHYKAEIKAPRPSAE from the coding sequence ATGTTTGAAGCCATCCGCAAGCACTCAAAGATAGTGATGTTCTTGCTGGTCTTGCTGATCGTTCCTTCGTTCATTCTCGTCGGTGTGAACCAAAATTATTTCACCGAGAAAAGCCCCGTTGTGGCGCGAGTGGACGGCAAGGACATCACCCAAGCCGATTGGGATGCCGCCCACCGCCAGGCGAGCGATCGCCTGCGTGCGCAGAATCCGACCATGGACAGCAAGCTGCTCGACTCGCCCCAGGCCAAGTACGAAACACTGGAACGCATTGTGCGCGACAAGGTGTATGAAACCGCTGCGCGCGACATGCACTTTGCCACCACCGATGTGCGACTGGCGCGCGAACTGCAGAAAATTCCGCAGATCGCCGCACTGCGCAAGCCCGACGGCACACTCGATGCAGAAGCCTACCGTGCACTCGTGGGTCAACAGGGCCTGACGCCCGAAGGCTTCGAGAACCAGGTGCGCTACGACCTGTCCGTGAACCAGGTGATGGGCGGCGTGCTGAACTCATCCTTCAGCACACCTCAGGAAGTGAAGCTCGCGATGGACGCCGTCTGGCAAGGTCGTGAAATTCAGGTCGCTCGCTTCGACGCCAGCAACTACACCTCCAAGGTCACCACATCGGACGCCGATGTCGAAGCCTTCTACAAGGCCAACGCACCGCGCTTCCAGCAGAACGAACAGGCCGCCGTCGAATACGTCGTGCTCGACCTCGACTCCGTGAAGGCCACCATCGTACCCAACGAAGAAGACCTGCGCACCTACTACAAGGAAAACCTCGAGCGCCTGTCCGGCAAGGAAGAGCGTCGCGCGAGCCACATTCTGATCAGCGCTTCAAAGGACGCTTCGTCCGGCGATCGCGAAAAGGCCAAGGCAAAGGCAGAACAACTGCTGGCCGAAGTGCGCAAGAACCCCGCCAGCTTCGCTGAAGTCGCCAAGAAGGAATCGCAAGATCCCGGCTCCGCCAAGACCGGCGGCGATCTGGGCTTCTTCACGCGCGGCTCGATGGTCAAGCCTTTCGAAGAAGCGGCATACGCACTCAAGAAGGGCGAGATCAGCGACGTGGTTGCCTCCGACTTCGGTTTCCACATCATCATGCTGACCGATGTGAAGACGCCTCCGCGTCCTTCGTTCGAAGAACTGCGCCCCAAGCTCGAAGCCGATCTGAAGGACCAACAGGCTCAACGCAAGTTCGCCGAAGTGGCCGACACGTTCTCGAACACTGTCTATGAACAAGGCGACAACCTCAAGGCTGTGGCCGACAAGTTCAAGCTCAAGCTCCAGACCGTGTCCAACGTCACTCGCGTGCCGGGTCCCGAAACACAAGGCCCACTCGCCAACGCCCGCTTCCTCGAAGCCCTGTTCTCGCAGGATTCGCTGCAAAGCAAGCGCTCGACAGAAGCCACGGAAGTCGGCCCCAGCATGCTCGCCGCAGGCCGCATCACAAGCTACACCCCAGCCATGACGATTCCTTGGGAACAAGCCAAGGAAAAGGCCAAGACGTTCTACATCGCCGACAAGGCGGCCGAACTGGCTCGCCAGGATGGCGATGCCAAGCTTGCCGCATGGAAGGCTGCCCCCGCATCTGCCACCGGCCTGTCCGCACCCGTCACCGTTTCACGCGAGCAAGCGCATGACCAGCCCCGCGCCGTGCTCGACGCCGTGCTGCAAGCACCCATCGAGAGCCTGCCCACTTGGGTCGGCGTGAATCTGGGCGCCGCTGGCTACGCCGTTGCGAAGGTCGAGAAGATCGTGCCACGCGCAGCGCAGGATGCAGCCACCTATCAAAAGGAACTGCAGCAATACACTCAAGTCTGGTCCGGCGTGGAAGCCATGGCCTACTACGACTTGCTCAAGCAACACTACAAGGCCGAAATCAAGGCTCCGCGCCCCAGCGCAGAATAA
- a CDS encoding HU family DNA-binding protein has translation MNKTELIEHIANNADISKAAAARALESTIDAVKKTLKKGGTVSLVGFGTFAVGKRAARTGRNPRTGDTIKIKAAKVPKFRPGKALKDALN, from the coding sequence GTGAATAAAACCGAACTGATTGAGCACATTGCTAACAACGCCGACATCTCCAAGGCCGCTGCTGCGCGCGCTCTGGAATCCACGATCGATGCGGTCAAGAAGACGCTGAAAAAGGGTGGCACGGTGTCGCTCGTCGGTTTCGGCACCTTCGCGGTAGGCAAGCGTGCTGCTCGTACGGGTCGCAACCCCCGTACTGGTGATACAATCAAGATCAAGGCAGCAAAAGTGCCAAAGTTCCGTCCAGGCAAAGCATTGAAAGATGCCCTGAACTGA
- the pgsA gene encoding CDP-diacylglycerol--glycerol-3-phosphate 3-phosphatidyltransferase, translated as MFFTIPTLMTWTRIVAIPLIVGVYSAPLELQTKNLIATVMFIVFAITDWLDGYLARKLNQTSSFGAFLDPVADKFLVCAALLVLVHLQRADVFVALIIIGREIAISALREWMAQIGASKSVAVHMIGKLKTTVQMVAIPFLLYDGKVFGVIDTGVWGTWLIWAAAILTVWSMVYYLQKALPEIRARVVK; from the coding sequence ATGTTTTTCACCATCCCCACCTTAATGACCTGGACGCGCATCGTCGCGATCCCTTTGATCGTGGGGGTGTACTCCGCACCGTTGGAGCTGCAAACGAAGAATCTGATTGCAACGGTGATGTTCATCGTCTTTGCCATCACCGACTGGCTGGACGGCTATCTGGCCCGCAAGCTCAATCAAACATCATCCTTCGGCGCGTTTCTTGATCCGGTCGCCGACAAGTTTCTCGTCTGCGCCGCCCTGCTTGTTCTGGTGCATCTGCAGCGCGCCGATGTGTTCGTCGCACTGATCATCATCGGCCGCGAGATTGCGATCTCGGCGCTGCGCGAGTGGATGGCCCAGATTGGTGCAAGCAAGAGCGTCGCTGTCCACATGATCGGCAAGCTCAAGACGACAGTGCAGATGGTCGCCATCCCCTTTCTGCTGTATGACGGCAAGGTGTTCGGCGTGATCGACACAGGCGTCTGGGGCACATGGCTGATCTGGGCTGCCGCCATCCTGACGGTCTGGTCGATGGTGTACTACCTGCAAAAAGCATTGCCTGAAATTCGCGCTCGGGTTGTCAAGTAG
- the uvrC gene encoding excinuclease ABC subunit UvrC, which translates to MSSPSASPELHSAELLAQVAALPPLPGVYRYFDAQDTLLYVGKARNLKKRVSSYFTKNHGGTRIGHMVSKIVRLETTVVRSEAEALLLENNLIKSLNPKYNILFRDDKSYPYLKITGVAAKDGTGSAPGQKFPRVAYYRGAVDKRHRYFGPYPGAWAVKETILLLQKVFRLRTCEDTVFSNRTRPCLLYQIKRCTAPCVDLISPEAYAVDVGHAEAMLRGETQELLEQLEARMMAHSEKLEFEQAAEIRNQITALSRVLHQQAIETVSDKDVDILAVKVHGGRACVNLAMVRGGRHLGDRAYFPTHVEDATAIYRAESDVESDTAASEQPESEQRPVAQQVLEAFIAQHYLHVPVPPTLLVSEPVDEALLDALSEQSGVRVHAVSQPREQRRVWLEMAQKNADIQLARLLSEEGSQQARTRALAEALDLEAEDLDQLTIECFDISHTAGESTQASCVVFHHHKMQSSEYRRFKIEGITGGDDYAAMRQVLTRRYSKVAEAQREAGGAEVAAGQARLPDLVLVDGGKGQVSMAREVFESLGLDISRIVGVEKGEGRKVGLEELVFADGREKVYLGKDSAALMLVAQIRDEAHRFAITGMRAARAKVRVGGSRLEDIPGIGPKKRARLLQRFGGVRGVGDASVEDLASVEGISRELAEEIYRALR; encoded by the coding sequence ATGTCATCCCCGTCCGCATCACCAGAACTGCATTCCGCCGAACTCCTTGCGCAAGTGGCCGCACTGCCGCCGCTGCCGGGGGTGTATCGCTACTTCGATGCGCAGGATACGCTGCTGTATGTGGGCAAGGCGCGCAATCTGAAGAAGCGCGTTTCCAGCTATTTCACCAAGAACCATGGCGGCACGCGCATCGGCCACATGGTCAGCAAGATCGTGCGGCTGGAGACCACAGTGGTGCGCTCGGAAGCCGAGGCGCTGCTGCTGGAAAACAACCTGATCAAGTCGCTGAACCCCAAGTACAACATTCTGTTCCGCGACGACAAGAGTTATCCCTATTTGAAGATCACCGGCGTAGCGGCCAAGGATGGCACGGGTTCCGCGCCGGGACAGAAGTTTCCACGCGTGGCTTATTACCGGGGTGCGGTGGACAAGCGGCATCGCTATTTCGGTCCTTATCCGGGCGCATGGGCGGTCAAGGAAACCATCTTGCTGCTGCAGAAAGTGTTCCGTTTGCGCACCTGCGAAGACACGGTGTTTTCCAACCGCACGCGACCTTGTCTGCTCTATCAGATCAAGCGCTGCACGGCACCATGCGTCGATCTGATTTCGCCGGAAGCCTACGCAGTCGATGTGGGTCATGCCGAGGCCATGCTGCGCGGCGAAACGCAGGAACTGCTGGAGCAGCTCGAAGCGCGCATGATGGCGCACTCCGAGAAGCTCGAGTTCGAACAGGCGGCCGAGATTCGCAACCAGATCACCGCCCTGTCGCGCGTGCTGCACCAGCAGGCCATCGAGACGGTCTCCGACAAGGATGTGGACATCCTCGCGGTGAAGGTACACGGCGGTCGTGCCTGTGTGAATCTGGCGATGGTGCGCGGCGGGCGGCATCTGGGTGACCGCGCGTATTTCCCCACACATGTGGAAGATGCGACTGCCATCTATCGCGCCGAGAGCGATGTCGAATCCGACACTGCTGCGTCCGAACAGCCCGAATCCGAACAACGCCCGGTCGCGCAGCAAGTGCTCGAAGCCTTCATCGCACAGCACTATCTGCATGTGCCGGTGCCGCCCACTTTGCTGGTGAGCGAGCCCGTGGACGAGGCGCTGCTTGACGCGCTCAGCGAGCAAAGCGGCGTGCGCGTTCACGCGGTGAGCCAGCCGCGTGAGCAACGGCGCGTGTGGCTGGAAATGGCGCAGAAGAATGCGGACATCCAGCTTGCGCGATTGCTGTCCGAAGAAGGATCGCAGCAAGCCCGCACGCGCGCATTGGCCGAGGCGCTGGATCTCGAAGCCGAGGATCTCGATCAACTCACCATCGAATGCTTCGACATCTCGCACACCGCAGGCGAATCCACGCAGGCGTCCTGCGTCGTGTTCCATCACCACAAGATGCAGAGCAGCGAGTACCGCCGCTTCAAGATAGAAGGCATCACGGGTGGCGACGACTACGCCGCCATGCGTCAGGTGCTCACACGTCGCTACAGCAAGGTGGCCGAAGCGCAGCGCGAGGCTGGCGGAGCCGAGGTGGCTGCAGGTCAGGCGCGCTTGCCCGACTTGGTGCTGGTCGATGGCGGCAAGGGTCAGGTGAGCATGGCACGCGAAGTGTTCGAGAGCCTTGGACTCGACATCTCGCGCATCGTCGGCGTGGAAAAAGGCGAAGGCCGCAAGGTCGGTCTGGAAGAACTGGTGTTTGCCGATGGCCGCGAGAAGGTCTATCTGGGCAAGGACTCGGCGGCGCTGATGCTGGTTGCGCAGATCCGCGACGAGGCCCACCGCTTCGCGATCACCGGCATGCGCGCCGCGCGCGCCAAGGTGCGTGTGGGCGGCAGTCGACTCGAAGACATTCCCGGCATCGGCCCGAAGAAGCGAGCTCGTCTGCTGCAGCGTTTTGGCGGCGTGCGCGGCGTGGGCGACGCGAGCGTCGAGGATCTGGCATCGGTCGAGGGAATATCGCGCGAACTCGCCGAGGAGATTTACCGGGCGTTACGCTGA
- a CDS encoding tripartite tricarboxylate transporter substrate binding protein, with protein sequence MQFPLKTSLKYLAVTLVGAHLSAGMANEPADNWPTRPVKIVVPFSAGSATDLISRQLANHLSARFKQSFIVDNKPGGSASIGSVAVANAPADGYTLLMSGPASMVTNKFTLKNLSYNPDTFEKVALVAYTPNVLLTNKDQPFKTLDEMIKYAKAHPGQLTYASFGAGTTSHIAGEMLKQMAGVDILHIPYKGAGDAIPALLAGHVSMYFDTIMTALPQVNAGKLVALGMSTDKRSDMAKDIPTIAEQKITGYNIAPWYGIAAPSGTPKVIVNKLNVAINDALKNAEFNKKLQDTGAEPMGGSVQDFEQFIAKETPRTEAIVKASGMTK encoded by the coding sequence ATGCAGTTCCCGCTCAAGACATCCCTGAAATACCTCGCCGTCACGTTGGTCGGCGCGCACCTGTCCGCAGGCATGGCCAACGAACCGGCAGACAACTGGCCCACTCGCCCGGTCAAGATCGTCGTGCCGTTTTCTGCAGGCTCGGCCACCGATCTGATTTCGCGCCAGCTCGCCAATCACCTGAGCGCCAGGTTCAAGCAAAGTTTCATCGTGGACAACAAGCCCGGAGGCTCCGCCAGCATCGGCAGCGTGGCGGTGGCGAATGCTCCGGCCGATGGCTACACGCTGCTCATGAGCGGACCGGCCTCGATGGTGACCAACAAGTTCACGCTCAAGAACTTGAGCTACAACCCGGACACATTCGAGAAGGTCGCGCTCGTCGCATACACACCCAATGTGCTGCTGACCAACAAGGACCAGCCATTCAAGACGCTTGACGAGATGATCAAATACGCCAAGGCCCACCCCGGCCAACTGACGTATGCCTCGTTCGGCGCGGGGACCACCTCGCACATCGCGGGCGAGATGCTCAAGCAGATGGCGGGCGTGGACATCCTGCACATTCCCTACAAGGGCGCGGGTGACGCCATTCCCGCGTTGCTTGCGGGTCATGTGTCGATGTACTTCGACACCATCATGACGGCCCTGCCCCAGGTGAATGCAGGCAAGCTCGTGGCACTCGGCATGTCCACGGACAAGCGCTCCGACATGGCCAAGGACATTCCGACCATCGCCGAACAAAAGATCACCGGCTACAACATCGCCCCTTGGTACGGCATTGCAGCGCCAAGCGGCACACCCAAGGTCATCGTCAACAAACTCAACGTGGCAATCAACGACGCGCTGAAGAACGCAGAGTTCAATAAGAAGCTTCAGGACACCGGCGCAGAACCCATGGGTGGCAGCGTGCAGGACTTCGAGCAATTCATCGCCAAGGAAACGCCGCGCACCGAAGCCATCGTCAAGGCATCGGGCATGACGAAATAA
- a CDS encoding gamma-glutamyltransferase family protein produces MRDFQKPGRSVVMAANGIAATSHPSSTLAAIQVLQDGGNAMDAAIAACAVQCVVEPGSTGIGGDCFALYSEKGTDKITAFNGAGWAPKNIDVAALTASGDKFLPRQSPHAVTVPGAVDAWLQLRERFGSLPMTRILAPAIGFAENGYVVAPRTSQDWQMQSALINATREGRELLMIDGAAPKPGMVHKQIQLGASMRKIAAEGRQAFYEGAIAESLVNYLQSKGGAHKLEDFASYRGEFIDPIQIPYRDYQVHECPPPGQGIVALLLLNIIKQKSIAPEALSAERLQTEIDATRVAYRMRDLLLADPKFSGMDVDYVLSDEFARRVSDGDIAEAVSTAIRSEAVEHKDTVYISVVDKDRNCASFINSIFHPFGSGLIDPGTGILLHNRGQSFELQAGHPNCIGPHKRPLHTIIPGMATKNGRVEIVFGVMGGHYQAMGHAHFLSKVVDYGMDIQAASDLPRLFPIPGKDVVECENTMPVETTAELTARGYQLVAPAQPAIGGCQAIRIDWDNGSLQGASDHRKDGCALGY; encoded by the coding sequence ATGAGAGACTTTCAGAAACCCGGCCGCTCGGTCGTCATGGCCGCCAACGGCATAGCTGCGACTTCGCACCCCTCCTCCACACTCGCGGCGATTCAGGTTCTGCAGGACGGCGGCAACGCCATGGATGCGGCCATCGCAGCCTGCGCCGTGCAATGCGTGGTGGAGCCCGGATCGACCGGCATTGGTGGCGACTGCTTTGCGCTGTACAGCGAAAAAGGTACAGACAAGATCACTGCATTCAACGGTGCAGGCTGGGCACCAAAGAACATCGACGTTGCAGCCTTGACCGCCAGCGGTGACAAGTTCCTGCCGCGCCAGTCTCCCCATGCGGTGACGGTTCCCGGCGCGGTGGACGCCTGGTTGCAACTGCGCGAACGCTTCGGCAGCCTGCCGATGACGCGCATCCTCGCCCCTGCCATTGGTTTCGCGGAAAACGGCTACGTGGTGGCACCGCGCACCTCACAGGATTGGCAGATGCAGTCCGCGCTGATCAACGCCACCCGGGAAGGACGCGAGTTGTTGATGATCGATGGTGCCGCACCAAAGCCCGGCATGGTCCACAAGCAGATCCAACTCGGCGCCTCGATGCGCAAGATTGCCGCCGAAGGCAGGCAGGCGTTCTACGAAGGCGCGATTGCCGAAAGCCTGGTGAACTATCTGCAAAGCAAGGGCGGCGCACATAAGCTGGAAGACTTTGCCAGCTACCGCGGCGAGTTCATCGACCCCATCCAGATCCCCTATCGTGACTACCAAGTGCACGAATGCCCTCCCCCCGGTCAAGGCATCGTTGCGCTGCTACTGCTCAATATCATCAAGCAAAAGAGCATTGCCCCAGAAGCCTTGTCTGCAGAGCGTTTGCAGACCGAAATCGACGCCACGCGCGTTGCTTACCGCATGCGCGACCTGCTGCTCGCCGATCCGAAATTTTCCGGGATGGACGTGGACTACGTACTGTCCGACGAATTCGCACGCCGCGTGAGCGATGGCGACATTGCCGAAGCCGTGAGCACCGCCATCCGCTCCGAGGCCGTGGAGCACAAGGACACGGTCTATATCAGCGTGGTGGACAAGGACCGCAACTGCGCGAGCTTCATCAACTCGATCTTCCATCCATTCGGCTCTGGCCTGATCGATCCGGGCACCGGCATTCTGCTGCATAACCGGGGACAGAGCTTCGAGCTGCAGGCTGGTCACCCCAACTGCATTGGTCCGCACAAGCGCCCGCTGCACACCATCATTCCCGGCATGGCCACGAAGAATGGCCGCGTCGAAATTGTGTTCGGTGTGATGGGCGGCCATTACCAGGCCATGGGCCATGCGCACTTTCTGAGCAAGGTAGTGGACTACGGCATGGACATTCAGGCCGCGAGCGACCTACCCCGTCTGTTCCCGATTCCCGGCAAGGACGTGGTCGAATGTGAAAACACCATGCCAGTCGAAACCACCGCCGAACTGACAGCCAGAGGCTACCAGCTCGTCGCCCCTGCGCAACCCGCCATCGGAGGCTGTCAGGCCATCCGCATCGACTGGGACAACGGCTCGCTGCAGGGTGCATCCGATCACCGCAAGGACGGCTGCGCACTCGGCTACTGA